One Streptomyces sp. RPA4-2 genomic window carries:
- a CDS encoding penicillin-binding transpeptidase domain-containing protein, with amino-acid sequence MRKGAKAAIIGSVFAVMVGGAGYGAFNVVSALDGSESGSAGGPAPVKSGPPSGAEVKETSAKFFAAWAKGDAAEAATYTNYASQAEGLLAGYRTDAHLTGVRITPGTPSGATVPFSVKATVSFEGKSKPLAYDSELTVVRGETTGKALVDWKPSVVHPELEEGDTLVTGESASPPIEAVDRNNVVLTKEKYPSLGPILDALREKYGDKAGGTAGVELAIHHATEGAGDTTLVTLAKGEPGKLRTTLSASAQGAAEKAVARYAESSVVAVKPSTGEVLAVANHRADGFNAAFLGKLAPGSTMKIISAATLIDNGITTANGPATCPDSAVSESQTFHNLANMTPQLNATLSDSFSRSCNTAFVKYADTVKVDSLTNEAEQRFGLGRNNWKTGIESFDGSVPASGGPDTAANLIGQGQVQMCPLNMASVTATAMTGVFRQPVIVSPSLDNREIATAKGLPPSTVAQLRTMMNRTAVSGTAAQVMAGLTGRIGAKTGSAEVDAQSRSNSWFTGYRNDIAAAAMTQQGGHGVDAAGPIVAAVLRTGG; translated from the coding sequence ATGCGCAAGGGGGCAAAGGCCGCCATCATCGGCAGTGTGTTCGCCGTGATGGTCGGGGGCGCCGGATACGGCGCGTTCAACGTGGTGAGCGCGCTCGACGGGAGCGAGAGCGGGAGCGCGGGCGGGCCCGCGCCGGTGAAGAGCGGGCCGCCGAGCGGCGCGGAGGTCAAGGAGACCTCGGCGAAGTTCTTCGCGGCCTGGGCGAAGGGCGACGCGGCCGAGGCGGCGACGTACACGAACTACGCGAGCCAGGCCGAGGGCCTGCTGGCCGGCTACCGCACCGACGCCCACCTCACCGGCGTGCGGATCACACCGGGCACACCGTCCGGCGCGACCGTGCCGTTCTCGGTGAAGGCCACGGTGTCGTTCGAGGGGAAGTCCAAGCCCCTCGCGTACGACTCGGAACTGACCGTCGTACGCGGCGAGACCACCGGCAAGGCGCTGGTCGACTGGAAGCCGTCGGTCGTCCATCCGGAGCTGGAGGAGGGCGACACCCTGGTCACCGGCGAGTCGGCGAGCCCGCCGATCGAAGCCGTGGACCGGAACAACGTTGTCCTGACCAAGGAAAAGTACCCCTCGCTGGGCCCGATCCTCGACGCGCTGCGCGAGAAGTACGGCGACAAGGCGGGCGGTACGGCGGGCGTCGAGCTCGCGATCCATCACGCGACCGAGGGCGCGGGCGACACCACTCTGGTGACCCTCGCCAAGGGAGAGCCGGGCAAGCTGCGCACGACGCTCAGCGCGAGCGCGCAGGGCGCCGCGGAGAAGGCGGTCGCGCGGTACGCCGAATCGTCCGTGGTCGCGGTCAAGCCCAGCACCGGTGAGGTGCTGGCGGTCGCCAACCACCGCGCGGACGGCTTCAACGCGGCCTTCCTCGGCAAACTCGCCCCCGGCTCCACCATGAAGATCATCAGCGCGGCCACGCTCATCGACAACGGCATCACCACGGCGAACGGCCCCGCGACGTGCCCGGACAGCGCGGTCTCGGAGAGCCAGACCTTCCACAACCTGGCGAACATGACACCCCAGCTGAACGCGACGCTCTCCGACAGCTTCTCGCGCTCCTGCAACACGGCGTTCGTGAAGTACGCGGACACGGTGAAGGTCGACTCGCTCACCAACGAGGCCGAGCAGCGCTTCGGCCTCGGCCGGAACAACTGGAAGACCGGCATCGAGTCCTTCGACGGCTCCGTCCCGGCCTCCGGCGGCCCCGACACCGCCGCCAACCTGATCGGCCAGGGCCAGGTCCAGATGTGCCCGCTGAACATGGCGTCCGTGACCGCGACCGCGATGACCGGCGTCTTCCGGCAGCCGGTCATCGTGTCGCCCAGCCTCGACAACCGTGAGATCGCCACCGCCAAGGGGCTGCCGCCGAGCACGGTCGCTCAGCTGCGCACGATGATGAACCGCACCGCGGTCAGCGGTACCGCCGCCCAGGTGATGGCCGGCCTCACCGGCAGGATCGGCGCCAAGACCGGCTCCGCCGAGGTCGACGCGCAGTCCAGGTCGAACAGCTGGTTCACGGGCTACCGCAACGACATCGCGGCCGCCGCGATGACCCAGCAGGGCGGCCACGGCGTGGACGCGGCCGGTCCGATCGTCGCAGCTGTGCTACGAACGGGCGGCTGA